The nucleotide sequence CACATGGGAAATATTGATGTGGAATGGTAATGGAAGTTTGGCAGAACATGAATTCtgtcttctttcctttctactcctATAGGTCATATTGAGATCACCTGGCAGCACCTGATGGAAAACTGAGCCACAACAGCCAGTATCTATACAAGCAGTTAAGTCACCTAGAGAAGCAGCTGCGTCTACTAGGACCATCCCACTTCCCCAACCAAGACTGCTACCACAGGGCAGTGGAGCAGCTGCAGGGCATGAAAGGACTGCTAGAGCCTTTCAGCATTGGAGGGGACCTGCTGGTACAAAGCAATGGGGATGCAGAGAGCAGAAATGGGGATAATGGCAGGAAAAAGTGCTGTCAGGGCGGCCTTCCCTGGTGGTTTGTGATTATCGGCTGGATTCTGGTGTTGGCCACCAGTGGAATATCGGGGTACTTCACTATGATGTATGGGCTGACCTACGGGAAGGACCGCTCTATAAGCTGGTTGATCTCCATGGTTGTATCGTTCTTTCAGAGCCTCTTCCTCACTCAGCCACTAAATGTGAGATTGATACGGTTCTACCGTAGAAGCTGTACAGTTTCAATTCTACACCAACATTTCTACTTCGATATATAATTTGTAATGTCTTTCAACCTGACCCTCTATAATATGCTGTACAATATAAAAAAGTAATGTATCTGGAAACTGGGTATTGGTTTTGGTTTTTCTTGTAACAGGTGCTAGGCTTTGCGGCCTTCTTTGCTCTCGTTATGAAGAAAGTTAATCAGGAGGAATATGGAGTTTCAGAAATCAAGGAGGCATTCAGAACCACAGgtgtattattttaatacacattttctgttctgtttttattactCAGAGTTTAAGAAATGATATGTACTTTTACATTCTCTTTATAATTGTAAAAAGGAGACCCTGATGCAGTGCAGGCTTCCAGGAGGGATAGCACATGTAGCTTCTATCAGCCCCCTCCTCCTTCAGACATTGAGAGGATGAAGAACAACATGATTAAGGAGCAGAAAGTATTTGCCCTTATCAAAGAGATTCTCAGTAAGAAGATCTGTTTGAGCTGATTAGCTAGACTGTCATTCACCACACTTTTTTCTTAACATGGACGTTTAAGGTCTGTGCTTCTGTTGCAGCCTACATGGGGTTCACGTGGATGGTGTTGCTGGGGGCATACGGTCAGTGGGACACAAACGCTTTCTTCCTGAATAAGCACATTCAGCAGAGCTTCAGCCAAGGAATCTCAGACAGCATGACCCACAGAGATGTGTTTTCTCCTGGGCAAATACTTCTCTTCTCCGCAACCTCTTTGGAGTTTACCCAGGTAAGATTCTCTAGTACTCAAAACCAATATTTCTTATTATCCGGTACTTGTTGCTAGTTGGCAATAGTGAGTTTTAGAATGtaggaaaaaaaatcataagAAGCATGAACAATAAAAGTATAGATTGCATTTCATGTCAACACTAGACAATGTTGTGTTACAGGTTTCATCACAGATGGGAACTCCAAACTGGTTGGTAATGCCCGTCTTCGCCAGGTGAGGGTGCAGAAGAACTCCTGTGGCGTTGCTCACTCCATGCGCCAGGCTGTACCAGACTGCAATGCTCCATACTCATGGGAGGTGGAGGACATGGGCTCCTATGGGCCTGGCTGGAACCGCTCTGTGAGTGTAAACACCTCAAAGACACTCCGCAGCCCCTGGCTGTACCAAACCCAGGCCAGCCTCAGTGCCCAGCCCATCTGGGGCAGCGTGGTTCTTTACAGAGGGGGCTTCGTGATGAAACTGGGCCCTGACTCACAGAACGCTAGCAGGTAAATTAACATTTACAACTGTTTCATAATTATCTGAAGTACACCAAGTAAGTTAAATGatttagaaatattttatttacctGCATGTTTTCTGTCCATATAGTACCCTTCAGTACCTGTTTGACAGCACCTGGCTTGACATGTTCACCCGAGCAGTCTTTGTTGAGTTCACTGTGTACAATGCCAATGTCAACCTCTTCTGCATTGTCACACTAATGCTGGAGACCGCAGCTGTAGGTGAGACAGTTAtcactacacacacagtaaattaAGGCACCTAAAGCACAGATTGGCAGAACCTTCTTATCCTTATTCTCTCAGGAGCATTCCAGTTTCGCAGTGATTTGCAGAGTGTTCAATTGTATCAGTCTACTGGTGGCCTCTACTTTTGTTTAATGGCCTCTGGGGTCATATATTTTCTCTACATCCTTTACTACATGTATGTTCAGATAAGTCTTTATTCACACATCTTCATCACATCACACAATCAGTGTTCTGGAATTCCTTCTCAGTCTAACTCATCTCATCTCCTGACAGGGCAAGTTAATGAAACGACAGAGGTGGTCTTACTTCAAGACCAAGCAGAACCTGCTCG is from Esox lucius isolate fEsoLuc1 chromosome 2, fEsoLuc1.pri, whole genome shotgun sequence and encodes:
- the LOC114828920 gene encoding LOW QUALITY PROTEIN: polycystic kidney disease protein 1-like 2 (The sequence of the model RefSeq protein was modified relative to this genomic sequence to represent the inferred CDS: inserted 1 base in 1 codon; deleted 3 bases in 2 codons; substituted 2 bases at 2 genomic stop codons) codes for the protein MKALENTSSSLTPQTVQVMVRAVAGLTSKGDELSANSQLQASALVVNLSSSLLSMNVSEDGGDVMMDAATQVVEAVSNILDVCSNMQSLKKNPFSWNEEKDISGTVGSVSLTRENGSIIPIENLSEEIEVRALSTVNEERYTWVPVNCQEMLIPIVNPGIQSVNATVTVISIVAQCKYWDETKYTWKQDGCKVGPITSSLVTQCLCNHLTFFGSSXFVMPNLVDVSRSAQLFSTFAKNPVVVCFVGAIFIAYLLVVMWARRKDIHDTIKVKVTVLEDNDPLAEYRYMLNVSTGHRRGASTSSQVRANCYHCHITAVSQVTFSCQYHIFCSNLFFMRMARDFCDGHIWFSVISRPPTSTFTCVQRVSCCFSLLLCTMLTNIMFWGIPTNPSEQTMDLGMNTWEILMWNGNGSLAEHEFCLLSFLLLXVIXDHLAAPDGKLSHNSQYLYKQLSHLEKQLRLLGPSHFPNQDCYHRAVEQLQGMKGLLEPFSIGGDLLVQSNGDAESRNGDNGRKKCCQGGLPWWFVIIGWILVLATSGISGYFTMMYGLTYGKDRSISWLISMVVSFFQSLFLTQPLNVLGFAAFFALVMKKVNQEEYGVSEIKEAFRTTGDPDAVQASRRDSTCSFYQPPPPSDIERMKNNMIKEQKVFALIKEILTYMGFTWMVLLGAYGQWDTNAFFLNKHIQQSFSQGISDSMTHRDVFSWANTSLLRNLFGVYPGFITDGNSKLVGNARLRQVRVQKNSCGVAHSMRQAVPDCNAPYSWEVEDMGSYGPGWNRSVSVNTSKTLRSPWLYQTQASLSAQPIWGSVVLYRGGFVMKLGPDSQNASSTLQYLFDSTWLDMFTRAVFVEFTVYNANVNLFCIVTLMLETAAVGAFQFRSDLQSVQLYQSTGGLYFCLMASGVIYFLYILYYMYGKLMKRQRWSYFKTKQNLLELAIILLSWSGLSVFIKRTLLGNRDMEYYQNHKDQFASFQDTANADATLGYLIAFLVLLATIKLWNLLRLNPKLHMTAVIQRAWKDLSGLILIMIIMLLAYSIAVRVFLETVIYCDFIPKMFLATMHL